From Manduca sexta isolate Smith_Timp_Sample1 chromosome 21, JHU_Msex_v1.0, whole genome shotgun sequence, the proteins below share one genomic window:
- the LOC115440139 gene encoding valacyclovir hydrolase translates to MHIKIKYLISPLLKINRNITKVFLSTSAVPKEEKIKVGDCNINYVKVGKGSHNLLCLPGALGTIWSDFKPQVDGFDREKFTTVVWDPPGYGKSRPPNKTFSEDFYEKDADAAHEFMKALNIPKYSLLGWSDGGITGMIHAAKYPDAVNKLVIWGSNAFIVPQEMEMYKKTRDVNKWSAKMRQPMIDVYGEEFFAKYWAEWTDGMINIFNKHDGNLCSSLLKDIKCPTFILYGEKDPMVDQVHVSHLHTHIEGSRIHLYPEGKHNIHLRYAEDFNKRVQEFLLLP, encoded by the exons atgcatataaaaataaaatatttaatttcaccgctcttgaaaataaatagaaacatcACAAAGGTATTTCTATCGACATCAGCTGTTCCCAAG gaagaaaaaataaaagtcGGCGATTGcaacattaattatgtaaagGTAGGCAAAGGAAGTCATAACCTGCTATGCTTGCCTGGTGCATTGGGTACAATATGGTCAGACTTCAAGCCCCAAGTGGACGGTTTTGACCGGGAAAAATTTACCACAGTGGTCTGGGATCCACCTGGCTATGGTAAGAGCAGACCGCCAAACAAGACATTTTCCGAGGATTTCTATGAGAAAGATGCTGATGCAGCACATGAATTTATGAAG GCCCTGAACATCCCAAAGTATTCTTTACTAGGCTGGAGTGATGGAGGCATTACCGGAATGATCCATGCTGCGAAATATCCTGATGCTGTAAATAAACTAGTTATTTGGGGAAGCAATGCCTTCATCGTACCTCAAGAAATGGAAATGTACAAGA AAACCAGAGATGTTAATAAGTGGTCCGCAAAAATGAGACAACCAATGATTGATGTTTATGGAGAAGAATTCTTTGCCAAATATTGGGCTGAATGGACTGATGGCATGATCAATATTTTCAACAAGCATGATGGCAACTTATGTTCATCATTATTGAAAGACATTAAATGtccaacatttattttatatggagaGAAAGACCCGATGGTGGATCAAGTGCATGTATCGCACTTACATACCCACATAGAAGGTTCTag GATCCACTTGTATCCGGAGGGAAAACACAACATCCACCTCAGGTATGCAGAAGATTTCAACAAGAGAGTACAAGAATTCCTTCTGCTGCCTTAA